The following are encoded together in the Acetonema longum DSM 6540 genome:
- a CDS encoding FAD-binding oxidoreductase: protein MDTVASLNGTIPDDQWPGKLSQIHHDIFDYIYSNEIGGNLSGEHGIGCKKRYLMDQYADPVELDMMRSTKKALDPNLILNPEKIFSIE, encoded by the coding sequence ATGGATACTGTGGCCAGCCTGAACGGCACCATTCCCGATGACCAATGGCCGGGTAAACTGTCCCAAATTCACCATGACATCTTTGATTACATTTACTCCAATGAAATTGGCGGCAATCTCTCCGGCGAACACGGCATTGGCTGCAAAAAACGCTATCTGATGGATCAATACGCCGATCCGGTGGAACTGGATATGATGCGCTCCACCAAAAAGGCCCTGGACCCTAATTTGATTTTGAATCCCGAAAAAATTTTCAGTATAGAGTAA
- the lplT gene encoding lysophospholipid transporter LplT, which yields MHIKSLLQNSSLASNPETVQKGSDARRDEEAREGCTFGGYGERAPAGETTQTGLFQRSPGLSPLGALYLAQFLSAFVDNMILFIAQAIILRNNYPGYYLPLVQSMFLFSFIILSPWVGRFADRHAKARVLIVGNLIKAAGILLLMLGFDPAASYAVVGAGAVIYSPAKYGILPLLTRTGPELLQANSHIETYTILAILTGSVAGGYLADLSISAALMTALALYGLSVMVNLWIPRNPPNPAITYRHAVAEFIRDTRALLQNPRSAYSLIGTGSFWLSSAVLRMMVFAWLPLILGITSGMAISMIIAVTGVGIALGAMITPYIIPVDKIKRTLWFGLAMAFSILAFTLIHTLPLTILFLLLIGCFGGIYIVPMNTCLQQVGHSSIGAGKTIAVQNFVENLCMFSGVALYTLAAKSGVDINVSVAVAGLAMLGFVGILGLLGRKI from the coding sequence ATGCACATTAAGAGTCTCTTGCAAAACTCATCTTTAGCCTCGAATCCGGAGACCGTTCAAAAAGGTTCAGATGCTAGGCGCGACGAGGAAGCGCGCGAAGGCTGTACGTTCGGAGGGTACGGTGAGCGCGCTCCCGCAGGAGAAACGACGCAGACGGGCCTTTTTCAACGGTCTCCTGGGCTGTCGCCGCTGGGTGCGCTCTATCTAGCGCAATTTCTGTCGGCGTTTGTGGATAATATGATTTTGTTTATTGCCCAGGCAATTATTCTCCGGAACAATTATCCGGGATACTATCTGCCGCTGGTGCAGAGCATGTTTCTCTTTTCCTTCATCATCCTTTCTCCCTGGGTAGGGCGGTTTGCCGACCGGCACGCCAAAGCCCGGGTTCTGATCGTGGGCAATCTCATCAAGGCGGCTGGCATTCTGCTTTTAATGCTGGGATTCGATCCGGCGGCAAGCTATGCAGTAGTCGGAGCAGGAGCGGTGATTTACAGTCCGGCCAAATACGGCATCCTGCCGCTTTTGACCCGGACTGGGCCGGAGCTGCTGCAGGCCAACTCCCATATAGAAACCTATACCATCCTGGCCATTCTGACCGGGTCGGTGGCCGGCGGCTATCTGGCTGACCTCTCCATTTCGGCGGCCCTGATGACAGCCTTGGCTTTATATGGGCTATCGGTGATGGTCAATCTCTGGATTCCCCGAAATCCGCCTAATCCGGCCATTACCTATCGTCATGCCGTAGCTGAATTCATCCGTGATACTCGCGCTTTGCTGCAAAATCCGCGCAGCGCCTATTCTCTGATCGGCACCGGCTCCTTCTGGCTGTCATCGGCTGTGCTCCGGATGATGGTCTTCGCCTGGCTGCCCCTGATCCTGGGAATCACCAGCGGCATGGCCATCAGCATGATTATCGCCGTGACCGGCGTGGGCATCGCCCTGGGCGCCATGATTACGCCCTATATTATTCCGGTGGACAAAATAAAGCGCACCTTATGGTTTGGCTTAGCCATGGCTTTTTCTATCCTTGCCTTTACCCTGATCCACACCCTGCCGCTCACCATCCTGTTTCTGCTCTTAATCGGCTGTTTCGGCGGCATCTATATTGTACCCATGAACACTTGCCTGCAGCAGGTCGGACATAGCAGCATCGGCGCCGGAAAAACCATTGCCGTGCAGAACTTCGTGGAGAACCTGTGCATGTTTTCGGGCGTGGCGCTTTATACTTTGGCTGCTAAATCCGGAGTGGATATCAATGTTTCAGTGGCGGTTGCCGGCCTGGCAATGCTGGGGTTTGTGGGGATATTGGGGCTGCTTGGACGAAAAATATAG